One part of the Orenia metallireducens genome encodes these proteins:
- a CDS encoding PAS domain-containing sensor histidine kinase, giving the protein MIESREKLIGDKDIIVGMLESSHDGIVVVDKKKIIYKNERFVEMVNFPEELWEENNALKLVNYIKKELVNPDKFIAVFRRVNKSFTKDITYLNFKDDRVWEMISYPLIIDEELQGEVWNFRDISKFERLKSDLKIKEQAIESSLTGQVFINMEGKVVYSNQQALNWWGYSLDEVLGKDGEGFWKDPEIFKEKINKIIKYGNWFGEGVAKRKDGSTFEIESFSNVIKDDDGNPMLISSSIIDISQKKEAERELKRSKELYQNFIKLLPNAVFLHRDGKCLYANEEALKLISCTDLNEIIGRKLEDFFDIYPANRRKSAERLKRLEQEDISLESTDYKIILKDGTVRDIEASSSSIIYEGEKYLTTIVQDISERKENERLQRKIIEEHIKLEEAKEYDRLKTEFFSNISHDFKTPLNIILGTVELFMKTHQKDTKCNYYNKFVDYTNIMKQNCYRLLRLLNNLLDITKFDTGAINLNLRNNNIIYLIEDIVMSVVPYAEAQDIDLFFDTNTEERIMACDPSKIERVILNLLSNSFKSTDAGGKITVKIIDQEEHIIISVKDTGVGIPEKKLKTLFNRFEQGNSYLSNKAEGSGVGLALVKSIVKAHNGKISVDSQYGEWTEFRIELPIETISKEDNYYSSTYTKEGIIERVNIEFSDVYQREIC; this is encoded by the coding sequence ATGATTGAGAGTAGAGAGAAATTGATTGGGGATAAAGATATAATAGTGGGAATGTTAGAATCAAGCCATGATGGTATTGTAGTTGTAGATAAAAAAAAGATTATCTATAAAAATGAGCGTTTTGTAGAGATGGTTAATTTCCCTGAAGAGCTTTGGGAAGAGAATAATGCTTTAAAGTTAGTTAATTATATAAAAAAAGAACTTGTAAATCCAGATAAGTTTATCGCTGTATTTCGAAGAGTAAATAAATCTTTTACTAAAGATATAACTTATCTCAATTTTAAGGATGATAGGGTCTGGGAGATGATTTCTTATCCATTGATTATAGATGAAGAATTACAAGGAGAGGTTTGGAATTTTAGAGATATTAGTAAATTTGAGAGGTTAAAATCCGATTTAAAGATTAAAGAGCAAGCTATAGAAAGCTCCCTTACTGGTCAGGTTTTTATAAATATGGAGGGGAAGGTTGTGTATTCTAATCAGCAGGCCTTAAATTGGTGGGGTTATAGTTTAGATGAGGTATTAGGTAAAGATGGAGAAGGTTTTTGGAAAGACCCCGAAATTTTTAAGGAAAAGATAAATAAAATAATTAAATATGGAAATTGGTTTGGGGAGGGAGTAGCTAAAAGAAAGGATGGTTCTACCTTTGAAATAGAGTCTTTTAGTAATGTGATCAAAGATGACGATGGTAATCCTATGCTTATATCCTCTTCTATTATAGATATATCTCAAAAAAAAGAAGCAGAGAGGGAGTTAAAAAGAAGTAAAGAGTTATATCAAAACTTTATAAAATTATTACCAAATGCAGTCTTTTTACATAGAGATGGTAAATGTTTATATGCTAATGAAGAGGCTTTGAAGTTGATATCCTGTACTGATTTAAATGAAATTATTGGAAGAAAACTTGAAGATTTTTTTGATATTTATCCTGCTAATCGAAGGAAGTCTGCAGAGAGGTTAAAAAGATTAGAGCAAGAAGATATCTCATTAGAATCTACAGATTATAAGATTATTCTAAAAGATGGTACTGTAAGGGATATTGAAGCCTCTTCGTCATCGATTATATATGAAGGAGAGAAATACTTAACTACTATAGTTCAAGATATAAGTGAGCGTAAGGAGAATGAAAGATTACAGAGGAAGATTATAGAGGAGCATATAAAGCTAGAAGAGGCAAAAGAGTATGATCGGTTAAAGACTGAATTTTTTTCTAATATATCCCATGATTTTAAGACACCTTTAAATATAATTTTAGGAACAGTAGAGTTATTTATGAAGACACATCAAAAGGATACTAAATGTAATTATTATAATAAGTTTGTTGACTATACTAATATAATGAAGCAAAATTGTTACAGGTTATTAAGATTATTAAATAACCTATTAGATATTACCAAATTTGATACTGGAGCTATTAATTTAAATTTAAGAAACAATAATATTATCTATCTGATTGAAGATATAGTTATGTCAGTAGTACCTTATGCAGAGGCTCAAGATATAGATTTATTTTTTGATACTAATACTGAAGAGAGGATAATGGCTTGTGATCCTAGCAAGATTGAAAGGGTGATTCTTAATCTCTTATCGAATTCATTCAAATCTACAGATGCTGGTGGTAAGATAACTGTGAAGATAATTGATCAAGAAGAGCATATTATAATATCGGTGAAGGATACAGGGGTAGGAATACCAGAGAAGAAGCTTAAAACTCTATTTAATAGGTTTGAGCAGGGTAATTCTTATTTAAGTAATAAAGCTGAAGGTAGTGGAGTAGGCTTAGCTTTGGTTAAATCTATTGTTAAGGCCCACAATGGTAAGATATCAGTAGATAGTCAATATGGAGAATGGACAGAATTTAGAATAGAGTTACCTATAGAAACCATCTCTAAAGAAGATAACTATTATAGTAGTACTTATACTAAAGAAGGTA
- a CDS encoding homocysteine S-methyltransferase family protein produces MSSLLNRLKNEILVLDGAMGTELHKKGLEVGECPEKLNLTHPEILTEIHRSYVEAGSDIIQTNTFGASRIKLDEYGLGEQVEKINRKAVELAKAAANQDTIIAASMGPTGKLLEPLGDLSFQKAYEIFAEQAKILEDAGVDVISIETMTDLQEVRAAVIAVKETTTLPVICHLTYEESLKTMTGTDPVTAVTVLEGLGVEVIGANCSMGPEGLLKIIKALGDNTATYLSVEPNAGLPILDENNNTIFPMKASEMANYLQSFVETGANIIGGCCGSTPDYIRLVAEQVKKLKPKTRIYQAETKLASRNKTVVIADHLPTRIIGERINPTGRKELSAELKEGKMNIVSQEATSQAKAGADILDVNVGVPKIDQVTTIKKAITTVQNLVNLPICIDTTDAEVLETALQTVVGKPLINSVNGETDSLNTVLPLAKKYGACVLGLTLDEDGIPKTAEGRLKVARKIVRKALELGIKRENILIDALTLTASAQQEGVQETIKAIRLIKEELGVATVLGVSNISFGLPDRKKVNTAFLAMAIQAGLNAPILDPTIEEMKATLMASDILVNRDVSSQRYLESYGQKKETKVKEDTKKEEKQANLNILTKIHQQVLTGDKDNITDSIEKALEDYSALEVINKALIPGIQEVGDKYDEGIYFLPQLMLGAEAMQNSFAILKPILEKEGSEENLGRIVMATVKGDVHDIGKNIVKIMLQNNGFEVIDLGKDIANETIISTALTTEADIICLSALMTTTMPRMEEITTELKAKNSDIKVMVGGAVVTRDYADSIGAYYSDNAVEAVKTAKKLVSSK; encoded by the coding sequence ATGAGTAGTTTATTAAATAGATTGAAGAATGAAATCTTAGTATTAGATGGTGCAATGGGAACTGAGTTACATAAGAAGGGATTAGAGGTAGGGGAATGTCCTGAAAAATTAAATTTAACTCACCCAGAGATTCTAACTGAAATTCATCGTAGTTACGTTGAGGCTGGTAGTGATATTATCCAGACAAATACTTTTGGTGCTAGTAGAATCAAACTAGATGAATATGGTTTAGGTGAGCAGGTCGAAAAGATTAACCGTAAGGCTGTAGAATTGGCTAAAGCTGCTGCTAACCAAGATACCATCATTGCTGCTTCAATGGGTCCTACTGGTAAGCTCTTAGAACCTTTAGGAGACCTTAGCTTCCAAAAGGCTTATGAAATCTTTGCTGAGCAAGCAAAAATTCTGGAAGATGCTGGAGTAGATGTAATCAGTATCGAAACTATGACCGATTTACAGGAAGTTAGAGCTGCTGTTATTGCTGTTAAGGAGACTACTACACTACCTGTTATCTGCCATTTAACCTATGAGGAAAGTTTAAAAACTATGACTGGTACAGACCCAGTAACTGCTGTCACTGTTCTAGAAGGACTTGGAGTTGAAGTGATTGGTGCTAACTGCAGTATGGGACCAGAAGGGCTACTAAAAATTATTAAAGCTTTAGGAGATAATACTGCTACCTATCTCTCAGTGGAACCAAATGCTGGACTTCCAATCTTAGATGAAAATAACAATACTATCTTCCCCATGAAAGCAAGTGAAATGGCGAATTATCTCCAAAGCTTTGTAGAGACTGGAGCAAATATTATCGGTGGGTGCTGTGGATCTACCCCTGACTACATCAGATTAGTAGCTGAGCAGGTTAAGAAGTTAAAACCTAAAACCAGAATTTATCAGGCTGAAACTAAGCTAGCTAGTAGAAACAAAACTGTAGTAATTGCTGACCACTTACCTACTAGAATTATTGGGGAGAGAATCAATCCAACTGGTCGTAAAGAGCTATCTGCAGAATTGAAAGAAGGTAAGATGAATATAGTCTCCCAAGAAGCGACTAGTCAAGCCAAAGCAGGGGCTGATATTTTAGATGTTAATGTGGGAGTTCCTAAGATTGACCAAGTAACTACTATTAAAAAGGCTATTACTACAGTACAGAACCTTGTTAACCTACCAATCTGTATAGATACTACCGATGCTGAAGTTTTAGAAACTGCTTTACAAACTGTAGTAGGAAAACCCCTTATCAATTCAGTCAATGGTGAGACAGATAGCCTTAATACTGTCTTACCTTTAGCTAAAAAGTATGGTGCCTGTGTCTTGGGATTGACCTTAGATGAAGATGGTATCCCTAAGACTGCTGAAGGTCGTTTAAAGGTTGCTCGTAAGATTGTAAGAAAAGCTTTAGAGTTAGGTATTAAACGTGAGAATATCTTAATAGATGCTTTAACATTGACTGCTAGTGCTCAGCAAGAAGGTGTTCAAGAGACAATTAAAGCAATTCGCTTAATCAAAGAAGAATTAGGAGTAGCTACAGTATTAGGAGTTAGTAATATCTCCTTTGGTCTACCTGACAGAAAGAAGGTTAATACAGCCTTCTTAGCAATGGCTATCCAAGCTGGATTAAATGCACCTATCCTTGACCCTACAATCGAAGAGATGAAGGCTACCTTGATGGCAAGTGATATATTAGTAAATCGTGATGTATCTAGCCAACGCTATTTAGAAAGCTATGGTCAGAAGAAAGAAACTAAGGTTAAAGAGGATACCAAGAAAGAAGAGAAACAAGCTAATCTAAATATTTTGACTAAAATTCACCAACAGGTGCTCACTGGTGATAAAGATAATATCACAGATAGTATTGAGAAGGCATTAGAGGATTACTCTGCCCTAGAGGTAATTAATAAAGCTTTAATTCCAGGGATTCAAGAGGTTGGTGACAAGTATGATGAAGGTATCTACTTCTTACCCCAATTGATGCTTGGTGCTGAAGCGATGCAGAACTCCTTTGCTATCCTTAAGCCAATCTTAGAGAAAGAAGGAAGCGAAGAAAATCTAGGTAGAATTGTTATGGCTACAGTCAAAGGTGATGTCCATGATATCGGTAAGAATATCGTTAAGATAATGCTCCAAAATAATGGCTTTGAAGTTATTGATCTAGGTAAGGATATAGCAAATGAAACTATTATCTCTACTGCTCTAACTACAGAGGCTGATATCATCTGTTTAAGTGCTTTAATGACTACAACTATGCCAAGAATGGAAGAGATCACAACAGAATTAAAAGCAAAAAATTCTGATATCAAGGTAATGGTCGGTGGAGCTGTAGTTACTAGAGATTACGCCGATAGTATCGGTGCATATTACTCTGATAATGCTGTAGAAGCAGTTAAGACAGCCAAGAAATTAGTGAGTAGTAAGTAG
- a CDS encoding methylenetetrahydrofolate reductase, which yields MSLKDKILNKETGIILYGLTPPKEKNTTDRIVEISQKQISRIKNLDIDGLVLYDIQDESDRIKEERPFPFLPTIDPAIYSRNYLDELKIPKIVYRCVGKYNEDEFSKWLTSDIKTDRFSVFVGAASKDQDVNLKLREAYELRQKLNPNLLLGGVTIPERHSQSENEHLRVLSKIKSGCKFFVSQAVYNLEYSKNFLSDYYHYCQENNLEMVPIIFTFTPCGSKKTLNFMKWLGINIAKWLENDLLNSEDILEQSLNSSKKIFEELLDYALEKGIPIGCNIESLSIRKAEIEASIELAEFVKETFKKKVNKI from the coding sequence ATGAGCTTAAAAGATAAGATACTAAATAAAGAGACAGGAATAATACTATATGGATTAACACCACCAAAAGAGAAAAATACTACTGATAGGATAGTAGAGATTTCACAAAAGCAGATAAGTCGAATTAAAAACCTTGACATAGATGGGTTGGTTCTTTATGATATTCAGGATGAGAGTGATAGAATTAAGGAAGAGAGACCTTTCCCCTTCCTACCAACAATTGATCCTGCTATCTATAGCAGAAACTATTTAGATGAATTAAAGATACCAAAGATTGTGTATCGTTGTGTAGGAAAATATAATGAGGATGAATTTTCAAAGTGGCTTACATCAGATATTAAAACAGACAGATTCTCTGTTTTTGTAGGTGCTGCCTCAAAGGACCAAGATGTCAATTTAAAATTAAGAGAGGCTTATGAGTTAAGACAAAAATTAAATCCCAACCTACTATTAGGTGGTGTAACTATACCTGAACGCCATTCTCAATCTGAAAACGAACATCTACGGGTACTTTCTAAGATTAAAAGTGGCTGCAAGTTCTTCGTATCACAAGCAGTCTATAACTTAGAATACTCTAAAAATTTCTTATCAGACTATTATCACTATTGTCAGGAGAATAATTTAGAGATGGTTCCTATAATCTTTACCTTTACTCCTTGTGGCTCAAAGAAGACCTTAAATTTTATGAAATGGCTAGGAATAAATATAGCTAAATGGCTAGAGAATGATTTGCTTAACTCCGAGGATATTTTAGAGCAGTCTCTTAACTCATCTAAGAAGATCTTTGAAGAACTATTGGATTATGCCTTGGAAAAAGGAATTCCAATCGGTTGTAATATTGAGAGCTTATCTATCCGTAAGGCTGAGATTGAAGCTTCAATTGAGTTAGCAGAGTTTGTAAAAGAGACCTTTAAAAAGAAGGTTAATAAGATATAG
- the menA gene encoding 1,4-dihydroxy-2-naphthoate polyprenyltransferase gives MFIGSFLKLVEIQTKVASLIPFLLGTIYTLYRFKNFNLKNFILMLISLLAIDMATTAINNFVDYKKANKTYGYNYESHNAIVKDNLKESRVKAIILTLLIIAVLVGIILVLNTNLVVLILGSISFGVGVLYSFGPLPISRTSLGEIFSGFFMGFIITFVSIYIHIFDQNIVSLFYESGFLSIQFNLIELIYIFLISIPLVTGIANIMFANNICDIDDDLENNRYTLPIYLGKDRSLDLFKILYYLVYLDLIILLVLRVIPLLSLLTFLTWFPVKRNIDLFMDKQSKKETFILAVKNFVLINSVQILALGIAVIF, from the coding sequence ATGTTTATAGGTAGTTTTCTAAAATTAGTAGAGATTCAGACCAAAGTTGCTAGTCTGATTCCATTCTTATTAGGGACAATATATACCTTATATCGTTTTAAAAATTTTAATTTAAAGAACTTTATCTTGATGTTGATATCTTTATTAGCAATTGATATGGCTACAACAGCTATTAATAATTTTGTTGATTATAAAAAGGCTAATAAGACTTATGGGTACAATTATGAAAGCCATAATGCCATTGTTAAGGATAATTTAAAGGAGAGTAGGGTTAAAGCTATTATATTAACTTTATTAATAATTGCAGTTTTAGTCGGTATTATCCTAGTTTTAAATACAAATTTAGTAGTATTAATCCTAGGGTCTATCTCATTTGGAGTAGGAGTTCTTTACTCTTTTGGTCCTCTACCCATCTCTCGTACATCCTTAGGAGAGATTTTCTCTGGATTCTTTATGGGGTTTATAATAACTTTTGTTTCAATTTATATCCATATTTTTGATCAGAATATCGTTTCTTTATTTTATGAAAGTGGATTTTTGAGTATTCAATTCAATCTTATCGAGTTAATCTATATCTTTCTAATTTCTATCCCTCTAGTAACTGGAATTGCTAATATCATGTTTGCTAATAATATCTGTGATATTGACGATGATTTAGAGAATAATCGTTATACATTACCAATCTATCTTGGGAAGGATAGGTCATTAGATTTATTTAAAATACTCTATTATCTAGTTTATCTAGATCTAATTATTCTGTTAGTCTTGAGGGTTATACCACTGCTTTCATTACTGACATTTTTAACTTGGTTTCCGGTAAAGAGAAATATTGATTTATTTATGGATAAGCAGAGTAAAAAAGAGACCTTTATCTTAGCTGTGAAGAATTTTGTATTGATAAATAGTGTGCAGATATTGGCTTTAGGGATAGCGGTGATTTTTTAA